From one Lycium barbarum isolate Lr01 chromosome 6, ASM1917538v2, whole genome shotgun sequence genomic stretch:
- the LOC132645553 gene encoding uncharacterized protein LOC132645553 isoform X2, with protein sequence MYMAYGWPQVIPMESGLCPSSQHIVYLKLINRLLLVVSPTHLELWSSSQHRVRLGKYKRSSDSIHKEGENLRAVWSPDTKLIAVLTSSFYLHILKVQFTERKIQIGGKQPTGLFLASITLLLNEQVPFANSNLTMSNVVCDNKHMIVGLSDGSLYNISWKGEFCGAFDAFDLDAQPRDGSGLPKLASSLENGVASGESLSFSKSSHHSSKNSAVIHLEFSLPVRLLVVLFSDGQLVLCSVSKKGLKQMESIKAEKRLGSGDAVCAAVASDQQLLAVGTRRGVVELYDIAESASLMRSVSLYDWGYSVEDTGAVSCVAWTPDNSAFAVGWKLRGLTVWSVSGCRLMSTIRQIGLSSASSPVVKRNQECKYEPMMSGTSLMNWDEYGYRLYAIEEGSSERIIAFSFGKCCLNRGVSGTTYVRQVIYGEDRLLVVQSEDTDELKILHLSLPVSYISQNWPVQHVAASKDGMYLAAAGLHGLILYDIRLKKWRVFGDVTQEQKIQCRGLLWLGKIVVVCNYDDSSDGYELLFYPRYHLDQSSLLCRKPLLTKPMAMDVYQDYLLVTYRPFDVHIYHVKLSGELTPSSSPDLQLSTVRELSIMTAKSHPASMRFIPDQLPRESVAGNGRLSTSFDLSVREPTRCLILRTNGELSLLDLDEGRERELTDSVELFWVTCGQSEEKTSLIEEVSWLDYGHRGMQVWYPSPGADAFKQEDFLQLDPELEFDREVYPLGLLPNAGVVVGVSQRMSFSACTEFPCFEPSPQAQTILHCLLRHLLQRDKKEEALRLAQLSAEKPHFSHCLEWLLFTVFEADISGSRNQSVISNQSTNSSLLDKTCDLIRNFPEYFDVVVSVARKTDGRHWADLFAAAGRSTELFEECFQRRWYRTAACYILVIAKLEGPAVSQYCALRLLQATLDESLYELAGELVRFLLRSGREYEPTTTDSEKLSPRFFGYFLFPSSYRRQTLDSKGSFKEQSAHVASVKNILESHASYLMSGKELSKLVAFVKGTQFDLVEYLQRERYGSARLDNFASGLELIGQKLQMETLQSRLDAEFLLSHMCSVKFKEWIVVLATLLRRAEVLFDLFHHDMRLWKAYSITLKTHPSFVQYHDLLESLEEKLSSTSNSDET encoded by the exons ATGTATATGGCATATGGATGGCCACAGGTGATCCCTATGGAATCAGGGCTATGCCCTTCTTCTCAGCACATTGTGTACCTCAAACTCATCAATCGCTTATTACTTGTCGTTTCTCCCACTCATCTTGAGCTCTGGTCCTCTTCACAG CATAGAGTGAGATTGGGCAAGTACAAGAGAAGCTCGGATTCGATTCACAAGGAAGGCGAGAATTTGCGTGCTGTTTGGAGTCCTGATACCAAATTGATTGCCGTTCTT ACATCTTCCTTCTATCTACACATTTTGAAGGTCCAATTTACAGAAAGGAAAATACAAATTGGAGGCAAACAACCGACTGGTTTGTTTCTAGCAAGCATAACTTTGCTCTTGAATGAACAGGTGCCTTTTGCTAACAGTAACTTGACAAT GAGCAATGTAGTTTGTGACAACAAACATATGATAGTTGGGCTTTCTGATGGATCTCTGTATAATATATCCTGGAAGGGAGAG TTTTGCGGGGCCTTTGATGCCTTTGATCTTGATGCTCAGCCTCGTGATGGCAGTGGGCTTCCTAAACTAGCAAGTTCTTTGGAAAATGGTGTTGCTTCTGGCGAGAGTTTATCTTTTTCTAAATCCAGTCATCATTCGTCAAAAAACTCAGCTGTGATCCACTTGGAGTTCTCCTTACCCGTAAGGTTGCTTGTTGTGCTATTTTCTGATGGACAACTGGTCTTATGTTCTGTGAGCAAAAAGGGTCTGAAGCAAATGGAGTCTATCAAAGCTGAAAAGAGACTGGGTTCTGGTGATGCTGTATGCGCTGCAGTTGCTTCAGATCAACAACTTCTTGCAGTTGGTACCAGAAGAGGCGTTGTTGAGTTGTATGACATTGCAGAATCTGCTTCGCTTATGCGTTCTGTTTCTCTGTATGATTGGGG ATATTCAGTGGAGGATACTGGTGCTGTCAGTTGTGTTGCATGGACACCTGATAATTCTGCTTTTGCAGTTGGGTGGAAGTTAAGAGGGTTAACAGTTTGGTCTGTTTCTGGTTGTCGTTTGATGTCCACAATTCGTCAAATTGGCTTAAGTTCTGCGTCTTCTCCAGTGGTCAAGCGAAATCAGGAATGTAAATATGAACCTATGATGAGTGGTACCTCGTTGATGAACTGGGATGAATATGGATACAGGCTTTATGCTATTGAGGAAGGATCTTCAGAGAGGATTATTGCATTCTCTTTTGGAAAGTGCTGTCTGAACAGAGGAGTCTCCGGGACTACTTATGTCCGACAAGTAATCTATGGTGAAGATCGGTTGCTTGTTGTGCAGTCAGAAGATACTGATGAACTAAAAATCTTGCATCTTAGCCTCCCA GTTTCCTACATCTCTCAGAATTGGCCAGTTCAACATGTGGCTGCTAGCAAGGATGGAATGTACTTAGCAGCTGCTGGCCTTCATGGACTGATCTTGTATGACATACGATTGAAAAAGTGGCGAGTTTTTGGAGATGTCACTCAGGAACAGAAGATCCAGTGCAGAGGCTTGTTATGGCTTGGGAAGATTGTTGTTGTCTGCAACTATGATGATTCTTCTGACGG GTATGAATTGCTTTTCTATCCCAGATATCACCTTGATCAGAGTTCACTACTATGTCGGAAACCTTTGCTTACCAAACCGATGGCCATGGATGTTTACCAAGATTATCTTCTTGTTACTTATCGACCTTTTGATGTCCATATTTATCATGTGAAGTTATCTGGTGAACTAACGCCTTCGAGTTCTCCCGATTTACAG CTTTCTACAGTACGAGAGCTATCAATCATGACTGCAAAGAGCCATCCTGCTTCAATGCGTTTTATTCCTGATCAGCTCCCAAGAGAAAGCGTTGCAGGAAATGGTCGCCTGTCAACTTCTTTCGATCTGTCAGTCCGAGAGCCTACCCG ATGCTTAATACTAAGGACAAATGGAGAGCTTTCACTTCTTGATTTGGATGAGGGGAGAGAAAGAGAACTCACAGACTCTGTAGAGTTGTTTTGGGTTACCTGTGGTCAGTCAGAGGAGAAAACAAGCTTGATTGAGGAAGTTTCATGGTTAGACTATGGCCACCGAGGAATGCAG GTTTGGTATCCATCTCCCGGTGCTGATGCTTTTAAGCAAGAGGATTTTTTGCAG TTGGATCCGGAGCTGGAATTTGATCGTGAGGTGTATCCTCTTGGTTTGCTGCCAAATGCTGGAGTTGTAGTTGGTGTCTCCCAGAGAATGTCATTTTCCGCATGCACAGAGTTTCCATGTTTTGAGCCATCTCCTCAAGCTCAGACTATTCTGCATTGCCTACTTCGACATCTTCTACAG AGGGATAAAAAGGAAGAAGCTCTAAGATTGGCACAATTATCAGCAGAGAAGCCACATTTTTCGCACTGCTTAGAGTGGCTTCTTTTTACCGTGTTTGAAGCCGACATTTCTGG GAGCAGGAATCAGAGTGTTATTTCGAACCAGTCAACAAATTCCTCACTTCTGGATAAGACATGTGATTTGATTAGAAATTTTCCAGAGTACTTTGACGTGGTTGTTAGTGTTGCAAGAAAGACTGATGGCCGGCATTGGGCAGATTTATTTGCTGCTGCTGGGAGATCAACTGA GCTATTTGAAGAATGCTTTCAAAGGAGATGGTATCGAACCGCCGCTTGCTATATACTA GTAATTGCTAAGCTTGAAGGTCCAGCTGTAAGTCAGTACTGTGCATTGCGTTTGTTGCAG GCAACATTGGATGAGTCTTTATATGAATTGGCAGGGGAACTG GTGAGGTTTCTTCTCAGATCTGGACGGGAATATGAACCCACAACCACTGATTCTGAGAAGCTATCTCCTAGATTCTTTGGATATTTTCTGTTTCCTTCGAGTTACCGGAGGCAAACTTTGGATTCCAAAGG TTCATTTAAGGAGCAGAGTGCACATGTTGCTTCTGTGAAGAATATTTTAGAAAGTCATGCAAGCTATTTAATGTCTGGAAAAGAACTGTCAAAGCTTGTCGCATTTGTGAAGGGCACGCAGTTTGATCTCGTG GAATATTTGCAGCGAGAAAGATATGGAAGTGCTCGTTTGGACAATTTTGCTTCAGGGCTTGAACTTATTGGGCAGAAG CTTCAGATGGAAACATTGCAAAGTCGTTTAGATGCAGAGTTCCTTTTGTCTCATATGTGCTCTGTGAAGTTCAAAGAGTGGATTGTAGTATTGGCCACACTTTTGAGGCGGGCTGAG GTCTTGTTTGATTTATTTCATCATGATATGCGCTTGTGGAAAGCATATAGCATTACTTTAAAG ACCCATCCATCATTTGTCCAATACCATGACTTGCTTGAAAGTTTGGAAGAAAAGCTTTCATCCACTTCAAATTCAGACGAGACATGA
- the LOC132645553 gene encoding uncharacterized protein LOC132645553 isoform X1, translating to MYMAYGWPQVIPMESGLCPSSQHIVYLKLINRLLLVVSPTHLELWSSSQHRVRLGKYKRSSDSIHKEGENLRAVWSPDTKLIAVLTSSFYLHILKVQFTERKIQIGGKQPTGLFLASITLLLNEQVPFANSNLTMSNVVCDNKHMIVGLSDGSLYNISWKGEFCGAFDAFDLDAQPRDGSGLPKLASSLENGVASGESLSFSKSSHHSSKNSAVIHLEFSLPVRLLVVLFSDGQLVLCSVSKKGLKQMESIKAEKRLGSGDAVCAAVASDQQLLAVGTRRGVVELYDIAESASLMRSVSLYDWGYSVEDTGAVSCVAWTPDNSAFAVGWKLRGLTVWSVSGCRLMSTIRQIGLSSASSPVVKRNQECKYEPMMSGTSLMNWDEYGYRLYAIEEGSSERIIAFSFGKCCLNRGVSGTTYVRQVIYGEDRLLVVQSEDTDELKILHLSLPVSYISQNWPVQHVAASKDGMYLAAAGLHGLILYDIRLKKWRVFGDVTQEQKIQCRGLLWLGKIVVVCNYDDSSDGYELLFYPRYHLDQSSLLCRKPLLTKPMAMDVYQDYLLVTYRPFDVHIYHVKLSGELTPSSSPDLQLSTVRELSIMTAKSHPASMRFIPDQLPRESVAGNGRLSTSFDLSVREPTRCLILRTNGELSLLDLDEGRERELTDSVELFWVTCGQSEEKTSLIEEVSWLDYGHRGMQVWYPSPGADAFKQEDFLQLDPELEFDREVYPLGLLPNAGVVVGVSQRMSFSACTEFPCFEPSPQAQTILHCLLRHLLQRDKKEEALRLAQLSAEKPHFSHCLEWLLFTVFEADISGSRNQSVISNQSTNSSLLDKTCDLIRNFPEYFDVVVSVARKTDGRHWADLFAAAGRSTELFEECFQRRWYRTAACYILVIAKLEGPAVSQYCALRLLQVITCRCKECWLVVHATLDESLYELAGELVRFLLRSGREYEPTTTDSEKLSPRFFGYFLFPSSYRRQTLDSKGSFKEQSAHVASVKNILESHASYLMSGKELSKLVAFVKGTQFDLVEYLQRERYGSARLDNFASGLELIGQKLQMETLQSRLDAEFLLSHMCSVKFKEWIVVLATLLRRAEVLFDLFHHDMRLWKAYSITLKTHPSFVQYHDLLESLEEKLSSTSNSDET from the exons ATGTATATGGCATATGGATGGCCACAGGTGATCCCTATGGAATCAGGGCTATGCCCTTCTTCTCAGCACATTGTGTACCTCAAACTCATCAATCGCTTATTACTTGTCGTTTCTCCCACTCATCTTGAGCTCTGGTCCTCTTCACAG CATAGAGTGAGATTGGGCAAGTACAAGAGAAGCTCGGATTCGATTCACAAGGAAGGCGAGAATTTGCGTGCTGTTTGGAGTCCTGATACCAAATTGATTGCCGTTCTT ACATCTTCCTTCTATCTACACATTTTGAAGGTCCAATTTACAGAAAGGAAAATACAAATTGGAGGCAAACAACCGACTGGTTTGTTTCTAGCAAGCATAACTTTGCTCTTGAATGAACAGGTGCCTTTTGCTAACAGTAACTTGACAAT GAGCAATGTAGTTTGTGACAACAAACATATGATAGTTGGGCTTTCTGATGGATCTCTGTATAATATATCCTGGAAGGGAGAG TTTTGCGGGGCCTTTGATGCCTTTGATCTTGATGCTCAGCCTCGTGATGGCAGTGGGCTTCCTAAACTAGCAAGTTCTTTGGAAAATGGTGTTGCTTCTGGCGAGAGTTTATCTTTTTCTAAATCCAGTCATCATTCGTCAAAAAACTCAGCTGTGATCCACTTGGAGTTCTCCTTACCCGTAAGGTTGCTTGTTGTGCTATTTTCTGATGGACAACTGGTCTTATGTTCTGTGAGCAAAAAGGGTCTGAAGCAAATGGAGTCTATCAAAGCTGAAAAGAGACTGGGTTCTGGTGATGCTGTATGCGCTGCAGTTGCTTCAGATCAACAACTTCTTGCAGTTGGTACCAGAAGAGGCGTTGTTGAGTTGTATGACATTGCAGAATCTGCTTCGCTTATGCGTTCTGTTTCTCTGTATGATTGGGG ATATTCAGTGGAGGATACTGGTGCTGTCAGTTGTGTTGCATGGACACCTGATAATTCTGCTTTTGCAGTTGGGTGGAAGTTAAGAGGGTTAACAGTTTGGTCTGTTTCTGGTTGTCGTTTGATGTCCACAATTCGTCAAATTGGCTTAAGTTCTGCGTCTTCTCCAGTGGTCAAGCGAAATCAGGAATGTAAATATGAACCTATGATGAGTGGTACCTCGTTGATGAACTGGGATGAATATGGATACAGGCTTTATGCTATTGAGGAAGGATCTTCAGAGAGGATTATTGCATTCTCTTTTGGAAAGTGCTGTCTGAACAGAGGAGTCTCCGGGACTACTTATGTCCGACAAGTAATCTATGGTGAAGATCGGTTGCTTGTTGTGCAGTCAGAAGATACTGATGAACTAAAAATCTTGCATCTTAGCCTCCCA GTTTCCTACATCTCTCAGAATTGGCCAGTTCAACATGTGGCTGCTAGCAAGGATGGAATGTACTTAGCAGCTGCTGGCCTTCATGGACTGATCTTGTATGACATACGATTGAAAAAGTGGCGAGTTTTTGGAGATGTCACTCAGGAACAGAAGATCCAGTGCAGAGGCTTGTTATGGCTTGGGAAGATTGTTGTTGTCTGCAACTATGATGATTCTTCTGACGG GTATGAATTGCTTTTCTATCCCAGATATCACCTTGATCAGAGTTCACTACTATGTCGGAAACCTTTGCTTACCAAACCGATGGCCATGGATGTTTACCAAGATTATCTTCTTGTTACTTATCGACCTTTTGATGTCCATATTTATCATGTGAAGTTATCTGGTGAACTAACGCCTTCGAGTTCTCCCGATTTACAG CTTTCTACAGTACGAGAGCTATCAATCATGACTGCAAAGAGCCATCCTGCTTCAATGCGTTTTATTCCTGATCAGCTCCCAAGAGAAAGCGTTGCAGGAAATGGTCGCCTGTCAACTTCTTTCGATCTGTCAGTCCGAGAGCCTACCCG ATGCTTAATACTAAGGACAAATGGAGAGCTTTCACTTCTTGATTTGGATGAGGGGAGAGAAAGAGAACTCACAGACTCTGTAGAGTTGTTTTGGGTTACCTGTGGTCAGTCAGAGGAGAAAACAAGCTTGATTGAGGAAGTTTCATGGTTAGACTATGGCCACCGAGGAATGCAG GTTTGGTATCCATCTCCCGGTGCTGATGCTTTTAAGCAAGAGGATTTTTTGCAG TTGGATCCGGAGCTGGAATTTGATCGTGAGGTGTATCCTCTTGGTTTGCTGCCAAATGCTGGAGTTGTAGTTGGTGTCTCCCAGAGAATGTCATTTTCCGCATGCACAGAGTTTCCATGTTTTGAGCCATCTCCTCAAGCTCAGACTATTCTGCATTGCCTACTTCGACATCTTCTACAG AGGGATAAAAAGGAAGAAGCTCTAAGATTGGCACAATTATCAGCAGAGAAGCCACATTTTTCGCACTGCTTAGAGTGGCTTCTTTTTACCGTGTTTGAAGCCGACATTTCTGG GAGCAGGAATCAGAGTGTTATTTCGAACCAGTCAACAAATTCCTCACTTCTGGATAAGACATGTGATTTGATTAGAAATTTTCCAGAGTACTTTGACGTGGTTGTTAGTGTTGCAAGAAAGACTGATGGCCGGCATTGGGCAGATTTATTTGCTGCTGCTGGGAGATCAACTGA GCTATTTGAAGAATGCTTTCAAAGGAGATGGTATCGAACCGCCGCTTGCTATATACTA GTAATTGCTAAGCTTGAAGGTCCAGCTGTAAGTCAGTACTGTGCATTGCGTTTGTTGCAGGTAATCACGTGCAGATGTAAAGAATGTTGGCTCGTTGTCCAT GCAACATTGGATGAGTCTTTATATGAATTGGCAGGGGAACTG GTGAGGTTTCTTCTCAGATCTGGACGGGAATATGAACCCACAACCACTGATTCTGAGAAGCTATCTCCTAGATTCTTTGGATATTTTCTGTTTCCTTCGAGTTACCGGAGGCAAACTTTGGATTCCAAAGG TTCATTTAAGGAGCAGAGTGCACATGTTGCTTCTGTGAAGAATATTTTAGAAAGTCATGCAAGCTATTTAATGTCTGGAAAAGAACTGTCAAAGCTTGTCGCATTTGTGAAGGGCACGCAGTTTGATCTCGTG GAATATTTGCAGCGAGAAAGATATGGAAGTGCTCGTTTGGACAATTTTGCTTCAGGGCTTGAACTTATTGGGCAGAAG CTTCAGATGGAAACATTGCAAAGTCGTTTAGATGCAGAGTTCCTTTTGTCTCATATGTGCTCTGTGAAGTTCAAAGAGTGGATTGTAGTATTGGCCACACTTTTGAGGCGGGCTGAG GTCTTGTTTGATTTATTTCATCATGATATGCGCTTGTGGAAAGCATATAGCATTACTTTAAAG ACCCATCCATCATTTGTCCAATACCATGACTTGCTTGAAAGTTTGGAAGAAAAGCTTTCATCCACTTCAAATTCAGACGAGACATGA